The sequence aatttaaataatgcaattcatgacccctttaaattaaCGTTATGACATTAGCGAAATATTGTTTTTAGTGGAAAGTAGTGGAAAGACATCTTAATTCACACACCTATGAAGAGCTCACTAAAAACAGTGAATAAAACTTTTGTGTGTGATGCACACACAAGAAATCAAAATCCATGAAAATTAAGAGGATCAGAGAAATGTAGTTTCcaaatgaaattattatttttgttgtaaattctataattttaaaatagtaaaatgattcattaatataattaaacatctgtaaataacagattttattcaaattaagcAATAGATacaaaacatacaaaacaaTAGACACATTAATAAGGTACAGATTGATAttgttgtcatttatttatgcatttattctacatttaaaggtaaataaagaaGCCAATGGTCAATATCtttaaaaatctcaaaatatgtttattatgaATTTGAGCAACTTTTACTTTagttgaattttttttccttcagacATTTATCTCCAGAATTCCATTAAGCAATCAAATGCATGttacaaacaaaataatgaaaaccACAGTGAtagatatttaatataataatatattttaaaatacacatatgtTTTCTTAATGCAAAATAGTTTCATGATTGGTAAGAAAGCTTTCTCTCTTTcaccgtaaaaaaaaaaaaagaaagttattTCAGCTTACGTTttgtagctttttttttttttttttttcaacaggccACAACGTAtcaattctttttttccacCACAGTTTAACAATTTTTTGTCTTATCTCTTTAGTTTGTAAACCATAAACTATGGGATTTAGTCCTGGTGGTACAATGTGGAACATTATACTTGCAAGTTTCCTGTTTTCAGAGTATTCAGGAAAACGATGGAGAAAAATCATGATGGCACAAGaaacaaacattattaaataaactGCTATGTGACTGCTACATGTTTTTATGGCTTTACTATTGAGAGCTTTGTTTTTGCTGATTATACATACAGCAACAATTCTGACATATGCTATAATCATCAATGTCACCGATATGCTAAGTGCTAACACAGAATAAACAATTCCAAACATGTTATTAATGGACACATTTTCACAGGACAATTTATAAAGTGAGGCATTGTCACAAAAAGGGTTTTCAATTTTATATTTGCAACGAGACAGGCGGACAGTGAGACCTAACATAATTGCCACTACAATTACTGGTAATGCCCAGGCTATTGCTGATAACTGAACCACCCTTTTATTGGTCATTATAGCTGTGTATAGCAATGGATTGCATATAGCCACTTGTCTGTCATAGGCCATAGTTACTAGCGCAGTGTGGCTTGCTGTTGCAAATATGTGTACAAAATAAGCTTGAATAACACACTCCACATATGTTATATAGCGATCTGAGGCCTGCTTGAAAATGTCCTGCATTAAACGTGGTAAAATAACAGTAGTCCCTATTATATCATTTACTGGCAGATTACAGAACAGAAAATGCATTGGATGATGTAAATTCTTCTCTATTGCAATCAGAATTATCAGTCCAATGTTACATCCCATTGCAAAGACATAAAATAAGAAAAGCAGGATGAAAATAGCATAGGAAGACTGAGGAGTTACTTTCAATCCCTCCACAAGGAGAATGCTGTTTATCAATGTCAGGTTGTCCATTGGTTGCTCTATACAAAACCTGCAAACAATAACAAGCAGTCCTTTTACTGTCATTAATAACATATCTTAAATTACTGCTTCACATTATACATAGACTGTGATGAGagatgtttgtatttttgtaaatcATCTGTAATAACATTTTCATGTGCATTATTTCCATATAAATTAATATGGTGCATATTTAAGAAATAGCATACTGTAGGCCTACATGGCTTGCACTTCTGACTTTTGAATCAACCTAAATTTGCATGTTTCAAAGCACAacatagtaatttaaaaaaataaaagaaccTGGAGAGAATCGTTTGTTGTTGCTGTGATATGTAATGCCTGTTTTTTGCATGTCAAAGTATATTGTTCTTGAAGTATTCCAATTTTACCACTAATCAGGTTGTCTGATATTGAGTAACAGCCAACTCTATCAATACATATATCACTACATAAATATTAACTTACTCTTCTCTGAAGAAATCTTAGATTGCCTTTGCCTTTTAGTATATGGCTCAAATGTGTTTTCTACACTGTCATCACCCAAGAGGGGTAACTAATTTACTTGGTGACCATAGCTACAGATATTTTAATTGTGGTTGGCTCTTTGCTCGTTACCTGTAggtgttgtttgtctttttgttgttgttgttagtaTGGCAAGGACACAAAGTTTGCCCTGTTGTTAAGCATGGTCCAGTTACCCACTGACATGGGGCCCATCATATATCCAATaacagttataaaaaaaaatgtattcttcACTCAGTAGTTGCAATCTCAAAATTCTGTTCTCACAAACTCATTCAGATGCACAAGAGTTGATTCTTGACTTGTTTTGCTTGTTTTGGACAGACTGAATCAAACTTTCCTGCAAGCTCTCTAGTCGCACTAATACATTACTGTTGGGTATTTGTCTTCCACTAGTGCTAGAACACTAGGAATTTTGTGTGTTTAGTGGCTTTTAGATGTCACACTTCATGGGGtgacattgtttttcatttcattgtattcattttcattgccatttGATGGTCTTCCACCATAGATTTACCTAACTGTCACAGGGCCCTATTTTTGTACCCATGTTAGGCACACAGAGATACTGTCACAGAGATGAGCTCCATGATAGTCCATTGGAGGGAGACCAGAATATTaacccacacacacatattcgcactacattacccacaagCCTGTGCCCCGGACTGATTATTCTGCCAGCTGTTCCCCATAACccggactataaaggactctcaGTCACACTCATGTATCCCGTTTACGTTTCTCTGCCACCTGCCTTTTGATCCTTGCCTTGTCtactgttctgtgagtgatatctgcctgtcctgactttTGCCTGCTTACTGATCACGTtactgcctgtcccttgctgtacctgtttgcttCTGATTGACCCTGTCTGTCTGACTACGCTCTGTTACaataaagcatgcaaatggatcCCAGTCCTTGCGATGAATCATTACAGATACTCTATGGCTGTACAATTATGTTTTGACTAATTTGTTGTTAGAGTGCTAAATCTATGTGCAGGTTTCATGCCAGGGCAACACACAACTGGGCATAAGTGTGATTGCTTGTTGCGATAAATGCGCAAATAGTTTGAGTGCTCCTGAAAAGATGTTAATGAAGAGGTCCAAAAGATAATTAACTGTTTTCATGAGAAATTGGTCATTGTGATGCATATATTATATAGACGGTTGTAGCCATCTTCAAAGGATCTAGTTGTCTGTGTTCTCCACAAGGTATGAAAAGTCAAACATTGGATTTGTAGTACTTGAAATTTTTTGATCCTAGGGATGGTTTAGGATGGCTGACTACAGCAATCATCTATTTGACTTATGggttattactcaccctcatattgttccacacctgtaagaccttcgttcatcttaagatatttttgatgaaatctgaatgGTATgtctcgtccatagacagcaatataatcaacactttcaaggtccagaaaagtactaaagacacCGTTAAAACTgtcaatgtgactgcagtggttcaaccttaattttatgaagtgacgagaataatttttgagcacaaaaacaaaacaaaaataacaattttattcaacaatatctgctCTTCTGTGCCATTCTCATTtgttgtttacgtccagcgcaTCTAGGTTCTACACTCAGTTGTGCAGATTTTgtcaatactgagccggcattcagaCTCTTTTGGAAACTTTGATTTAAAGccaaaaagtttttgaaaatcatACAAAAAGACAAAGTGCAAGACTGTGTACTTAACGTCTTTAGTGAggaaaagaactacaatcctAAGCATTGCGTACagtataattaaattaaaaatgattttgaaatataaaactattcatgtacaaatgttgattatacatataaaaacaacatatttaagtttattgcaaaatatgcatataaaaaAACGTTTTTAGTATTTTGACAGTGCAGAGTGACTCAATTGCATCATTTGCAGTACTTTATGGGAATGGATGGAGCTCATTGGTGTCATTTTCTGTACAGCAACAAGGGTAATGCATTTTTTCAGCAGGGACTTGATTATTAAACTGTTAAACACTGTTAAACATGACTGtcaaacatgattattttaaaaataagctgaactAATGCGTCTGGTAGCAAATATCGATTAACAACCACATGCAGTAGCTCACAgtaggtctgtctttaaatgtttataagTTATTGTTCAAAATCAATTTCCATGTGAAGAAAATGAATGAGTTTTTATTTCCAGAAACACAACTGTTGCACTCTTCAGTGTTTTTTCTGTCAAAGTGGTAAAACACTTTTATTCCTTCACTTTTAAACAACTACAGCACCGGTTATAAACAAATTCCAATTCGCatttattttaaccatgtttatTCTTGGCACAAAAACGTCTCAGATTACagatgtaaccatggttccctgagaacaggaaACGAGACATTGCGTCCTAGAACGCTAATGGGGAACGCCGCAGCGGAAACCGGTGTCTGAACACTATCAAATCACGGCAATCGTATTGGCCGgtgacagcctatgacgtcactACTAGTGTGACCTGAACACACATTAGGGGCTCCTAGAGAACAAGTCAACCACTTAGCGTCTGAAGGGACTCTTCAGCAGGCAGCCTCGAGGCATgactgttctcagggaaccatggttacatgcgtaacctgagatattccctttcgaaagggaactcacaTTGCGTCCTAGAACGCTAATGGGGAACAAAATACCCATGCCGCCATGCTGAGGGGAGTGCATGCCAAAGAATGGCTGACAAAAAAACAGATGGACAATTTCAACAGAAATGTCAAAATCACTCCTCCTATGGGTCTAataggctgtcagtgacagcattccctacggCCAACACCCAACCTATAAGCCTCAAAGAGGCCACTACAAACATCCAGAGGCCTACCAAGGCCACTTAAGGGCTTGGAACCAACAACATCAAACAGAAGG comes from Chanodichthys erythropterus isolate Z2021 chromosome 22, ASM2448905v1, whole genome shotgun sequence and encodes:
- the LOC137012288 gene encoding olfactory receptor 8G17-like; the encoded protein is MDNLTLINSILLVEGLKVTPQSSYAIFILLFLFYVFAMGCNIGLIILIAIEKNLHHPMHFLFCNLPVNDIIGTTVILPRLMQDIFKQASDRYITYVECVIQAYFVHIFATASHTALVTMAYDRQVAICNPLLYTAIMTNKRVVQLSAIAWALPVIVVAIMLGLTVRLSRCKYKIENPFCDNASLYKLSCENVSINNMFGIVYSVLALSISVTLMIIAYVRIVAVCIISKNKALNSKAIKTCSSHIAVYLIMFVSCAIMIFLHRFPEYSENRKLASIMFHIVPPGLNPIVYGLQTKEIRQKIVKLWWKKRIDTLWPVEKKKKKKLQNVS